The segment CCGGCCCCGTCCGTTGCGCAGTGGTGGAGCAACATCAACCAGCTCTACCTCTCCAAGGCGGCGACCGTCAGCAAGAACGGCgcacacggcggcggcggcaagaaCGCGCGGGTGGTCCTGGCCGCCGGCCAGGTCTCGGACGAAGGGTGCTCGCTGGGGAAGAGCCTGACGCTCGCCCAGCTCCCGGCGCTGGCGGCACGCGCCGCGGCCGCGAAGGGCGGCGGGCTCGCGCTGGTGCTCACGGCGCAGGACGTGGCGGTGGAGGGCTTCTGCATGAGCCGGTGCGGCCACCACGGGTCCAACGGCGGCTCGCGCGCGTGGGCGTGGGTCGGGAACCCGGCCACGCAGTGCCCCGGGCAGTGCGCGTGGCCGTTCCACCAGCCGGCGTACGGGCCACAGGCGCCGCCGCTGGTGCCGCCGAACGGGGACGTGGGCATGGACGGCGCGGTGATCACCGTGGCCAGCATGGTGGCCGGCGCGGTCACCAACCCGTTCGGGGACGGCTTCTACCAGGGCGACCGCGGCGCGCCGCTGGAGGCCGCCACGGCGTGCGCGGGCGTGTACGGCACGGGCGCGTACCCCGGGTACGCCGGGCAGCTGCTGGTGGACGCGGCGACGGGCGGCAGCTACAACGCGCACGGCGCGCGCGGGAGGAAGTACCTGCTCCCCGCGCTGTACGACCCCGACACGGGTGCCTGCTCCACCttggtttgaagaaagggacgCGCGGCGGCGCCGTGGCTTGGCATGCGTCACCGTCAGTGGGTGATACAGTGATGATAATGCGCCTGTGTTTGTGTATTACCAACTCAGCGTATGTATATACGGAGTAGTATTTGACGGTTGGGTAACTGTGAAGTAAGTACTCTGTTTCGTGAAGTTTGTTCTGTCTGCCTCAtcataaaaaaagagagataaatCAGTCGACTTTACTCTAAAAAAAGTGTGATCTGTCTCATAATCTCATTCGGCATTACTTATGACATATAAGAACGTCTCCAATATTTTCCAAAACTCACTCCCAATCTTGTATTTTTTGTACAAattgaagaagaaaaaaactGTCAAACAACTCATCCCAACTCTCAGTATTTTCGTACTTTTTTTTCGAAAGATCCGTTGCCGGCTTTCATTGATAAGAAGAATCAAAGTACAagtatgacaaggtataagatatTTGGTGTGAGAGGCGCCCATCCTTTTGTACTGCTTCGCTGCATTGCGAAGCCGCACCACCCCTAAGATTCATTAGTCATAGATTACATTATAACATTGTTTGGCTCATCTAGCCACTCTGTGAATAGGCGCTTGGGAAGGAATAACAAGCTCCACCCCTTTGTTTCCTGCAAGTATCCAGGTTCTGGCTTCGTTCTGGATCGATCCTAACAGCTGCTCAGCTGCCTTGCTTTCTCTATTGAAGATCCTATTGTTTCTTTCCTTCCAAATTTTCCACGCAATGAGCATAGTTATTGAACGTACCCCTTTTTTCTCGCACCCAATCCAGTATCGCCTAACTCAATGAACCATGATTGAAGGTTTGTAGCTTGGCTCCAAATTGACGGGTTTAAGGCCAGGGCTGATATCCATGATACCACTTTACTCCATACTTCTCTTGCAACCTGCATTCTTGCAGTAGGTGGAAAATCGTCTCAAGGTTCCGGACACAAAGTGGCCAGAAATATTCGTTCGGCCATTCTCTGAGCAGCAGCCGCGCAACTGTCCATACACAGTTTTGCAGCATTAGCCAGATGAAGAAACGACATTTTGGAGGTGCCTTGGTTGCCTAGGTGATGTATGCAGTCATAGACCGTGTTTTGCCAATGAATTGCAGCTGGTATGCCATGCTATCCTTCTCTTCAGGGCGAAGAGCAATCGGTTGTAGGCGCTGCCACAGAGCTGTGAACGGGTCACAGTCATATTGTAGTCAATATCTTGTATCCATTTATTGCCTGTGACAGTATTTTTGACCGTGCGATTCTTTCTCTTGCTGTGTTTGTATAGGGCCGGGTATAGAGTTGCAGGTGCCTCTCCCTGCAACCATCTCGAGGTCTAGAATTTCGCTGTCACAGTTTCTAACCGTTACCAGGGTAGCTGCGTTGAACAGGGCAATATCCTGCTTGTCAACCGGTAGCTCAAGACCATTCCAAGGTCTGTCCCTCTCGTCCCACTTGAACCAAAGCCATCGAAGCCGTAAGGCTCGGCTGAATTTGACCAGGTTAATAATGCCTGCACGCCGTTCATTATTGGCATACAAGTCTTTTCCCAGGCGACCTTGCATTTACCTCGTGACATCTCCTTGTCTCCTGCCCAAAGGAATTTCCTTCGTATCTTGTCCAACTCTTTTATGAATTGCTTTGGAGCTTTGATTATAGTGAGCAGGTAGACAAGTAAGGAGGTGAGTACAGAGCGTACTAACTCCCTATGTCCCGCAACATTCATCAGGCGGCTCTGCACCCCACGACCTTTGCCTTTGCATGGTCTTGTATATGATATGGACCATTCTGGTTCTGCCGAGAGTTAGGGAGAGCCCAAAATATTTCATCGACAAATTTACCCTTGGCCCTCGGAAGTTCTAGAGGACTGTCTCAACGTCGATGTCAGCACATCTGATCAGCGCGACGGTGCTTTTCTACGTATTCATGCGAAGGCCAGTAGCTTCTCTGAAGGCTCGCAAGATATCCATGATAATTGATACATGAGATGTATTCCTGCTTTAAGttagagaagatgatgaaaggtcctaatatggctagagggggggtgaatagtctattTGAAAATTCtgcaaactcactagagcaagaggttagtaaataacaaagcgaagctttttgctctagctctaaaaggggtgtttgcaagccacctacccaacaattctagttgctatgatcactatgcacacaagagctaagtctctacttacactagagagctacctaaagtttctattcaagaagtaagctactctagtttgcaagaaagaaagagagagtgtttgaactttataccaccgagtagaggggatgaaccaatcacaatattatgaagtccaatcaccgggagaaatccaatcaacaaacacaatgggacacaagatttttctcccgaggttcacgtgcttgccggcacgctacgtccccgttgtgtcgaccaacacttggtggttcggtggctaagaggtgtaacacgaacctcgtcctcactaggacaccacaagaacctacccacaagtgaggtagctcaatgacacgagcactttactagagttaccttttggctctccgccggggaaggtacaagacccctcacaatcaccgggagatggccacaaacaatcaccaactcgtgccaatcctcctccgctgctccaagccgtctaggtggcggcaaccaccaagagtaacaagaaaaccgcagccaaatcgatcgccaagtgccactagatgcaatcactcaagcaaatgcacttggaatcactcccaatctcacaaagatgtttaatttatgaaggagatgagtgggaggtgtatgcttaggctcacaaggaagtcaagtatgttagaatgccaagagagtgagccctaagccggccaacaactatttatagacccctcaagcaaatagagttgttggctctctcactaggtctaactcggggtcacctgacgctcttaaaggggcaccggacgctcaacaccagcgtccggtgctccaacgtcagccgcgcgtcagagtctaacggtaacctgcagagcaccggacgctgagcaagttagcaccggacgcgtccggtgcacaccggactcatgcgcagagagttccgcaaactcgcagggtcaccggacgcaagccaccggacgcacccttagcgtccggtgctcaccggacccatgcgcagagagagtcgcaaaacgcccgcacaccggacgcgcaccaccgaacgctcaagccagcgtccggtgccttaccctagctgggccaggcactgtctgcaccggacgctcggacgcagcgtccggtgctccagaagccagcgtccggtgagtgttttctcagcgagaaacactcccgcgactactctaaaaattcccaccggcgcaatagaaaatatgcacttcattttctcgaagtgtgccaacaccacaacgtgtgtaccaacaagtgtacgtgtgttagcattttcacaaacattttctttgaaggaattaagttagctcactaggttctaaatgcatgcacatgaacaatgacacctagtggcactcgataaccgcttagccaaagaattcccctctttatagtacggctatctatcctaaatgtgatcacaccctctatggtgtcttgatcaccaaaaccaaaaccctaagcaatacctttgccttgatctccatagggttttgtttttctctttcttcttttccaagttgagcacttgatcatcttgtggtcatcaccatcatcaccatgatcatcacttgctccatcacttggcatgtaccaacctcattaagtctacacacacttagcatagaggttagtactagggtttcatcaattatccaaaaccaaactagggctttcagatgACCGCATCGTCTGCATACATAGATATCCTTAGACAGGTGTGTCTTCCCTTAAGTTTGGAGAGGAGGCCATGTTCGGTCGCCTAGTGGAAGATGTTGTTGAGGACATCTATGGCCAGGATGAGTATTTTCGTACTTGAGAAAAATCAATCGATACACGAAGAAAGATACACACGGGGTGACTTCCAATCCGCGTGGTGAGCAACTTCTCTCCGAAAACGTTTCGCCTAAAGAATTAGAATTACTTTATGAACTGTTTGGATGTTACCTTGGATTCAGATTCATGAAAGagtatttttttaaataaaaaacatatAAATGAAATATGCTTAAAAAAATCTAAACCGTTTTTTGTGCTGAAGATCATCTTCAATACAATCTATTTTCACTTGTTgcactaaaaaaatattataactgaaaaactatataattattaatATAGATTAGAAAATCTAGAATCCATGTGAAACTAGCTTTTCGACGTTTTGAGTTGCAATGAAGAAAATGTGAATCGTTTTTAGGGCTGAAATGTTTTGCATTTGGCACGGAGTAGAAATAGAAGCGATTTAGTCATCCAAACTAGCTAGGTTCGTTCGTTTCAGCCTATTCCCGACCAGGAATAGTTCTTAGCGAGGATTGTCTATATAAATCATACTAGCATTCCTAGCAAAAATTGCCAAAGGTAAGCAGCCTTAGTGTGATCGAGGTTGGCGGTGGCGTGGTCAGGGAGATTGtgagatgaaaacggtacggatatttttcgACCGATCtaattcgtttagagaggttcaCATCTGTCCATATCCGAGTCTGAATATTCaatatccgataccgtatccgtatttgAATATTTAAATTGTATATTTATGATATCGATATCCAATTATATCTTATCCAACATGATTGACATTACCCATATTTAAATCCGCATCCgatcagaaatatgaaaacaaatataatatcagtaatatccgtccgtatccggtCCGTTTTCATCTCATGGACGACGAGCGTGGcctactccctctattccatGAAGTTGAAGAGTGTCATTCTTACTTTATAAAAAGTTAAATATttttaactttaactaaatatatataagaaaatattaatatttatgatgtataattagggattgtttggcacagcttaaCTTCGCTAGTAAAtctgtttttttataaaatagcttcatgagcaaCTTTTTAGATGAAGCTGAagtgttttggaaaaagtgtttggtaaaatagcttcaccaactacttcatgcatagatgagagagagaaatgagggagagagttgcaataagctactttttcagcttcatcctaactcatgtctttgtgagaggagaagaaaaatagtttcacccatgaagctatttttagaaataagtgttGAGCAAAAAAATAGCTCACAACAACTCATGAGCTTCATGAggtgttgtgagctgtaccaaacagatCCTTAATATTATTAGATAAATCATTCAATACatctttataataaatttactgaagatataaattttactaatattttttaaaatctaGTTAAATTTTAATAAAATTTGACAAACACAAATTCCAATTCGATGGGCGACGCTCCTATAGCGGCTATAGGACGGAGCCGAGCACGTACGATTACGAAGAAGACCGAACTGGTCTTATGTCAAGGTATCACTTTTTTTTTGGTCGCAAAAGAAATCCACTTTTTAGGATAGTCAGCGTATCACTGTTGTAAATATCAGTGCAGCACTGAAATCACAAGCAAAAATGGCGAGAAGCCCATGTGTATCGGCCTATCGGGTGAAGCCGTGAAGCAGGCCGATTAGGCCTCAACTTAGAAGACACCGAgaaactgaggccttgtttagttgacctgaaaaccaaaaagttttcaaaattttccgtcatatcgaatctttcggcacatgcatgaagcattaaatatagacgaaaataaaaactaattatacagtttatctataaatcatgagacgaattttttgatcctagttattccataattgaataatatttgccacaaataaacgaaaatgctacggtagtaaaattcaaaatcttttaacATCTGACATGATTCGCGCGAAATGTATAGAAAGCCCACCGAAGAACTCTTTAGTGCGGCCCACTGTACCACAGGCCTCAATAGGTGCACCCACCATCAGCTGCGAATGCTAGGCGCCTAACAACGGGGCCTAGGCGCTCACACCCGTCACAGGACAGAAGCCGCACGCGTGGGCCGGCATGTCGTCGCCGAGAGAACTTCGGCCGGCGGCCCGCCCTTGCCCCTtgggcctggtttagttcgtaaaaaatttcaagattctccgtcacatcgaatctttgatcgcATGTATAGAgccttaaatataaacaaaaataaaaattaattacacagtttaactgtaatttgtgagatgaatcttttgagcctagttactccataattggacaatgtttgtcaaataaaaacgaaagtgctacagtagccaaaacctaaaaattttgcgaactaaacaagaccctcttTGACTTGCCGAGCGGCTGCGGCGGACGAACGAATCCTGTGGCTCCTGAGGCGGCTAGCGGCCGGGGCCACTTGGACTTCGGCGGTCTCGCGACACGTGGCCGGGACGGGCCGCACAAGCGCCGCCAGCCACGTACGTGTTTTGGTTCTCCGGGGCCCGGACCACGTTTCTGGGACCctgaaaaaccaaaaacttttaaagATTCTTCGTCTaatcaattttttttctttttttcgaaAGCGTGCCTTAGCACGTGTTGCTTTAAGGAAAAAGAAGTCTGAGTACAAGCACGTCAAAACCTGTGGCGAGATGCCATAGGCTAACGGCCAAACACACTAACACAGAGCACCGGCTTTAACGGTGGAGCTAGACCGGTGTACTTAGGAGAGAACTAACCCACtaaaagaaagagagagaagGGGGGACACTCTAAGAGACGAGGTGAACGAACGGCGATAGCAGCCTGTAGCCTGCGGCCACCCACGACTCCATCTCTTCCTGGATGCGCATTAGAAGCAAGGAGCAGGGGCGTGAGGCGCCGTCGAACGTCCGCCTGTTGCGCTCCTTCCAAATCTCCCAGGTGACCAAAAGGACGATGGAGTCGAATGGCTTGCGCACGTCGGCACGAATGACGTTCCTTGTCCCTAGCCACCAGTCCACGAGAGAGTCGTCCGAGCCTGGGGCATGCTGCTGAAGGTTTGTGAAGCTCAGCAGACGGAACCAGACCTCCCTACTGAAGACGCACGAGAGGAGTAGGTGGTCGGAAGTCTCGTCCTGCTGCCCACACAGAGAACAGGACGCCGTCTGCTGGAGTCCATGACGTGCCCGTCTAGCTGCCGTCCAGAGTCGTCCGTGAAGAGCCAGCCAGAAGAAGAACTTGACCTTAGACGGCGCATTGGTCTTCCACAACTCCTTGGCCCCAAGAAGTGTGGTGGACCCCGCAAAGAAGGCGCGGTACGCGGAAGAGCTGGAATACTGTCCATCGGAGGTCAATTTCCAAGTGAACttggagcacatgcatgaagtattagatatagacaaaaataaaaactaattacacactttatttataaatcacgagatgaatcttttgagcctagttagtccataattagataatatttatcaaataaaaacaaaatgctacaatgtcgaaatccgaaattttttttaactaaacaaggccctggtgaAGAAGCGTAACGGATGTTGCTTTCCTACAGGCCAGAAGCACAGAAGCGATCGGCCATGTGAGGTTCTACCAGAAAGCGACCGGCGGGGACGAcgacggccggccggcggcggggTCGGTCAGCGCA is part of the Sorghum bicolor cultivar BTx623 chromosome 10, Sorghum_bicolor_NCBIv3, whole genome shotgun sequence genome and harbors:
- the LOC8080051 gene encoding protein EXORDIUM, with amino-acid sequence MDSSSSSFRLRDALILLLLAFLSMARHATGAAASPGSRRLMELYKPPPSDLLRYHDGAVLSGDIPVSVLWYGRFTPAQKAIVTDFLLSLSSAPPRGSPSSSPAPSVAQWWSNINQLYLSKAATVSKNGAHGGGGKNARVVLAAGQVSDEGCSLGKSLTLAQLPALAARAAAAKGGGLALVLTAQDVAVEGFCMSRCGHHGSNGGSRAWAWVGNPATQCPGQCAWPFHQPAYGPQAPPLVPPNGDVGMDGAVITVASMVAGAVTNPFGDGFYQGDRGAPLEAATACAGVYGTGAYPGYAGQLLVDAATGGSYNAHGARGRKYLLPALYDPDTGACSTLV